In the Prochlorococcus marinus CUG1438 genome, ACTATTAATAAATTCCTTTATATTGCTTAAATCATTTAATTTCTTATCAGCGGACAATAGTTGATTTTTCTTTGAAACTGACATTACTGAAGTAAAAATTTAAAGATCGACCTTAAGACTAATACAAAGCTAGTAAAAACAATACAATTTCAAAATTAACGAAACGCTTCTTAATTAATAACTTCATTCCAAAGTGATAGTTGAAATAATTCAAATAAAAAAATTTTTTCCGCTAATATAAAACTACATTTCAATAAAGTTTTGGATCAACAAGATTTAAAATTATCAAAGAAACTTATTTCCTCATATAAAAAGAGATTGGAAAAAGAAATTCTAGACAGAAGTATGAAACTAAAGATGCCTCAAAATAAATTTGAAGAAATAATTAATAATAATTATGAACTTATAAATTTAAAAAAAGCGTTAGAAGATCTAGAAACTGAATCTGAATCTCATAGTAAAGTCTGATTTTTGAAAAACCCTCCCAAAAGTGTCTCAAACCAACGATTTCCTTTTTAAGTCCCTAAACAACCAACAACTTCAAGCAGTAAAACATGTTTATGGACCACTATTAGTTGTAGCAGGTGCAGGTAGCGGAAAAACTAAAGCTCTTACTCACAGAATTGCAAACCTTATTGAGGGTAACTCTATAGATCCGTATAACATTCTCGCAGTCACTTTTACTAACAAAGCTGCTAAAGAAATGAAAGCAAGATTAGAGGTTCTTCTAGCCCAAGAATTAGCTTTTAATCAATTTGGTCAGCCTTGGACAACACTAAAAGAAATTGATCAAAATCAATTAAGAACAAACGTTCACCAAGAGAGGCTTCAGAACCTTTGGATCGGTACTTTCCATTCGTTATTTTCAAGACTTCTTAGATACGATATTGAAAAATATACTGATCCAGAAGGCCTAAAATGGACAAGGCAATTTTCAATTTACGATGAAACAGATTCTCAAACATTAGTAAAAGAAATTATCAGTCAAGATATGAATCTTGACCCAAAAAGATATGATCCCAAAAAGATTAAAAGATTAATAAGTAATGCTAAAAATCAATGCTTAACTTCTAATGATCTTTTAGAAAAAGCAGATAATAATTTTGATAAAACAGTTGCAGAAGCCTACAAGAGATATAGAATTTCGCTCTCAAAAAATAATTCTTTAGACTTTGATGATCTTCTACTTTTGCCTGTTTTCTTATTGAGGCAAAATGAAATAGTCAGAGACTACTGGCACAAAAGATTTAAACATATTTTAGTTGACGAATATCAGGATACAAATAGAACACAATATGAACTTATAAAATTAATTACGGCTGGAAATGCCGAACCAAAAGAATTCTTCAATTGGGAAGATCGGTCAATTTTTGTAGTTGGGGATGCTGATCAAAGTATTTATAGTTTCAGAGCAGCGGACTTCAGAATCTTAATTGGTTTTCAAGAAGATTTCAAAACTTCATTCAACGACGATAAAAAATCATCTTTAATTAAATTAGAAGAAAATTATAGGTCATCTTCTAATATCCTTGATGCTGCAAACTCACTAATTGAAAACAACTCTGAAAGAATTGACAAAGTTTTAAAAGCTACTAAAGAAAAAGGGGAACTTTTAACGTTACTCAGCTGTGATGATGAAATTTCCGAGGCAGAAGCAATTACCAATAAAATAAAATCACTCAATAACTATAATCAAAACCCAATTTGGAAAAATTTTGCAATTTTATATCGAACCAGAGCCCAGTCAAGAGTATTAGAAGAATCTCTTGTAAGGTGGCGCATTCCTTATACAATTTTTGGAGGATTGCGTTTTTATGATAGAAGAGAAATTAAAGATGCAATAGCATATTTGAAAGTTCTGGTTAATTCTTCAGATAATGTTAGTCTTTTACGAATCATAAATGTTCCTAGAAGAGGGATTGGTAAGACAACTATTCAAAAACTTAATGAACTATCTAATAGGTTAAATATCCCATTATGGGAGGTTCTTAATGATAAACAAAGTCTTGAAGAAACAATAGGCCGATCATCAAAAGGAATTAATAAATTTACTGAAGTTATGAATGATTTACTTTGTTATTTGGAAAATTCAGGCCCTGCTCAACTACTACAACTTATATTAGAAAAAAGTGGTTATTTAAGTGACTTGCTCTCTAGTGGGACTGAAGAATCTGAAGATAGAAGAAATAACTTACAAGAACTTATTAATGCAGCTACTCAATATGAAGAAGAAACAGAAAGTGGAGATGTAGAGGGATTTCTTTCTACAGCAGCACTAACAACTGATAATGATACGAAGAAAAATAATCCTAACTCTGTGACTCTAATGACTCTGCACAATAGTAAAGGTTTAGAATTTCAAAATGTTTTTATCACTGGGCTAGAGCAAGGTCTCTTCCCTAGCCATAGATCAATAGATACTCCCTCACTTCTTGAAGAGGAAAGAAGATTATGCTATGTAGGTATTACTAGAGCTAAAGAAAGAGTTTTCTTAAGTCATGCCAGAGAAAGAAGATTATGGGGTGGAATGCGTGAAGCAACAATTCCTTCAATATTTCTTTCAGAAATACCTGAAGATTTAATGGATGGCGAATTACCACAAACTGGTGGTGCTTCAATTAGAAGAGATTGGCATCTTGATCGTTTAACTAGAGTTGATAGAAACAATCCAAATGAATTTGCTAACAAACCAATAAATTCAGTAAGGAAATTATATTCAGGTCCCAGTAAAGGGAAAAGCTGGATAGTTGGAGATAAGCTAATTCACTCAAAGTTTGGGAAAGGTGAAATAATACATATTTTTGGTAGTGGGGAAAAAATATCTTTAGCAGTAAAATTTGGTGATAAAGGAAGTAAAATTCTAGATCCCAGATTAGCTCCAATTCGTTATGTAAGTTAAAACTCATGAACGATATCTCTGATTACATCCAAGGGGAATTAATCAAAACTCCATTTAATCTATATAATCTAATTGCTAAATATATAGAATCTAATAACACTACTAAAGTAGCTTTTGTTGGCGGTTATTTAAGAGATTTATTAATTAGTAAATTCCACAAAAAATCGTTTTCTAAACCTGTAGATATTGATCTTGTTATTGAAGGCTCCTCTATTTCTCTGGCAAAATTTATAAAAAAAAATATTGTAAATGTAGATTTATGTTTAATCAAAGAATTTAATTTGTACAACACTGTAGAAATAAATATAAATGACTATAAAATTGATATTGCTTCTGCAAGAAAAGAAATTTATTCTGCTCCAGGATTAAATCCCACAGTAAATAAAAGCACTATTGAGGAGGATCTTAAGAGGAGAGATTTCACTATAAATTCAATAGCCTTCGAAGTCTCGACAAGGAAAATCTATGATCTTTATGGAGGGATTTCTGATATAAAAAGTAAAAGATTGAACTTACTTCACAGTAAAAGTATTTCAGATGATCCAAGTAGATTAATTAGATGTGCAAAATATGCTTCAAGGTTAGATTTCAATATTTCAAATGACTCCCTCAAACAATCTCAAGAGACAATTAGACAATGGCCATGGAAAATTTCAGAAACTCATCAGAAAATGATTTACCCTCCTGCACTAGGCATACGAATAAGGATGGAACTAGCTGAAATATGCAAACACGATAATTTGACTAATGTAATATCGATAATTCATAAATGGGAAATTATCTCAATTTTAAATGAAAATATTAAAGTCGATAAAAGGTTTTTAAGAGGACTAAATTGGATTAAGAAGTTAAAGGGAAATCATATGCTTTACTTATTAAAAGATTCAGAAGATTTAGAAACAGCATGTCAAAGATTTTTGGTAAATAATAGTGAGATAAAAATATTAGAAGATTATTTAAATATCAAAAAGATATTAAATACCAACCAAAAAAATTTCAATCATTTTTCTCCATCAAGTTGGACAGAATTTATTGAAGACAGAAACCTTAATGATGAGACAGTCAAATTATTAATTTGTGATGGAGGCCCATACTGGCGTAACTTGTTTAAGTGGTTATTTATTTATAAATTCATAAAATCAAAAAAAGATGGTGAAACATTAAAAAAAGAAGGATGGGATCCAGGGGAGGAAATGGGAAAGGAAATCAAAAGATTAAGATATATGGAAATTGACAAGTCAAATAGAAATTAATTACATTTTTACAACTTCTCCAACCTTGTACCATTTATCCTTTAAAACATTTTCATATTTACGATTGCAACTAATCAACAAGGGACCACATGTTTGAGGATCTAATAGTAATGATATTCTCTCGTTAAAAGTTTTTTTATCAAATGAATTTTCGTTTAAAAAATTAATTATTCTGTTTTGCTTATTTCCTCTATAAATTTTGTCAAAAATTTCTTTATTAGATTCAAAGAAAGTACTTTTAATATCTTTTCTTATTAAATCAAATACTCCGGGATAAGCTTTAAATGCAAATAAATCTAATAAAACTTTTATAGGCTCTTGATTATTTCTTTCTCTATATAAATTAGATGATCCAACCATCTCTTTAAGGTGTCCAATAAATCCATATCCAGTAATGTCAGTAGCAGCATTGACTAATGATTCTTTAAATTGATCTTGAAAAAAATAAATTTCATCAATCAAATATTGCTGGCTCTTTACTAAATTATTAATTATTTCAGAGGAACAACTTAGCATATTAATATTTTGCATTTGACCCGCAAAGTAAATCCCAACCCCGAGAGGTCTAGACATCATGAGTATGTCTCCATCATTCATTCCAGATTTAAGCCATGGTTTTGATCCATTTTTTAAGATGCCTTGGACAGTTAAAGAAATATCTATTCCTAGTGAATAAGGTTTATTTACTAAACTTCTTGCCTCGAAAGTATGACCTCCAAGTAATGCAGCACCATGATCCTCAACTGTTGATTTAATCCCCTGAAGGGATTGAGAAAAGAGATAACTCTGAAATTCTCTTTCAACTTTTGGTAAAGATATTAAAGCCTGAGCGGATGAAAGTTTTGCTCCGCATGCCCATAAATCTGAGCAGGCATGCAAAGTAGTAATTTTTGCATTAAGCCAAGGATCACTTACCAAAGCAGGAAATCCATCTACACTTTGCAAGATTATATCTTGACCATTTTGATAGATTTCAACTGAATCTTCAGGCGATAATGCAAAAGAATCTAAATTAGAATTTATTAACGATTTATTCAAAACAAGTTGAGGAATTTTAGCAGCACATCCCCTACAATCATTCAATGAAATATTTTTTTTACTACTCTTCATAATTAGCCTTTTTGATCTGAACTTGTTAATAAAGTCATGATCAATCTTATGCTTCAAAATCCAAAAAAGAAAAGAAGGGCCAAAAATAAAATTACGATAAATAGCGAAAGCCTTTGGATAATGGCTTGGAAATACATTAACTATTTGCAATCCTATCCTTTGAGGCAACCACTTTTCTAATAATCCCCCATCTATATCCTTTTTTAGATTTTTGACCAATGTATCTACAACTTTTACAGCGAAAACACCCGATGCTGGTCTTTTTGCTGAGTCTACAAATGCGCAATCACCCGCAGCAAAGATTCCGGAGAAACTTTTCAATTGCAAATTCTGATTTGTAATTATTCTGCCATTAGAATCCGAATCTAATAATTTTTTTTGAGTCCACAAAGGAGATGAATTCCCCGTACATAAAAGAATCTTGCCATAATCGAAATTAAGGTTTTCAACTAAATCAATATTGGAATTCCGTAAACTTTTTAGAATTGAATTATTAATTTTTCTTGAATCACATAATAGTTTTAAAGATCTACCTTTCCATCTCCTTCTTAAAGCATATGATACTTCAATGGCAGCAAGGCCACTTCCTACAATTACAAATGGAAGTTCATTAACTGAATCAAAAATATCTTCTTTTTCTATTAAGTCATAAGCCTTTAAAAAAGGTTTAATTGAAAAAGCGTCTCGATTTTTAATTAGTGACTCAAATTCTTTTGGAATTTTTGTTTGACTCCCATAATTAAGCACCAACTTCGAATACTTAACTGAAGGTCTATTATTGAAAAAAATTTTCTTTAAATTAAAATCAATATCCTTTACTTCTTTCTCTATAAAAGATACTTTTGCATTTTTTGCTAAAGATTTTATATCAATTAAACTCTCTTCTAAAGAAATTGATTTTGAAAGAACCGATGGGAACATCGCAGAATAAACCAAATGGGAATCTCTAGATATAATTGAGACAGGAATTTCTGGCATTAATTTCGGACGCATTAACCATTTCTTCATTAAAAGAACATTTGTGTGTCCTCCTCCAATTAGTACTAGATGATTAAAAGTCATTTACATCACGATGAATAAAGAACATTTATTACCTATTGAAAAATCAAGATTAGGAATAATTGGTGGAAGTGGATTTTATTCAATTGATCAAATAGAGTACTTAAAAGAAATAGAAATCAATACCCCCTATGGTAAACCTTCTGATTCAATAAGAGTATATAATCTTGGAAATCTAGAGATAGCATTCATTCCTAGGCATGGAAGAACTCATAGATTAAATCCTTCTGAAATCCCTTACCAAGCTAATATTTGGGCTCTAAGATCAATTGGAGTAAGATGGATTATAGCTCCATCAGCAGTTGGTTCATTACAAGAACAGATAAGGCCACTTGATATAGTGGTGCCAGATCAATTTATAGACAGGACAAAAAACAGACCAGCAACATTCTTTAATGAGGGAGCAGTGGCGCATGTAACTATGGGAGATCCTTTCTGTACAAATTTATGCCGAATATTAAGTGAAATAGGAGAAAAAAATATTCCTGGAGGCAGACAATTACATAGAGGGGGTACTTATTTAGCAATGGAAGGGCCTGCTTTTTCAACTAGAGCAGAATCTAAATTATATAGAAGCTGGGGATGTTCAATAATAGGAATGACGAACCATACTGAAGCAAGATTAGCTAAAGAGGCTGAAATAGCTTACTCCTCATTGTCTATGGTTACTGATTATGATTGCTGGCATCAAACACATCAAGAAGTTTCTGTAGAAATGGTTATGGATAATCTTAGATCAAATACTGAGGTAGCCAACAAAATAATCCTCGAGGTAGCTAAATCAATTGAAAAAGAAAGACCAAAAAGTAAATCTCATTTTTCCCTAAAAGATGGATTGATAACCCAAAAAAAAAATATCCCAAGCCTCACAAAAGATAAACTCAGGATATTTACTGATTCTTATTAAACTTATTAGATTTTAGCCATTGTCAGGTCAAGGGAAGAAATTGTTAGCCTCCAGCTCCGACTCCTTGATATGAGCCATAGAAGAATATTCCTAAAACGAAGATAACCGCAATTCCTCCTGCTGTAGCGACAAGCCATAAAGGAAGAGTACCTTCTGTCCATCTTCTTTCCCAAGCTACTGCTGGTCTTCCATCGGGAAGTCTATCTGGTATTCTTCCATCAGGTCCTTTTAATTTACTCATAATTTTAATTTAGTTGAAAAAGTAACTGGAAAATAAAATTCCCAAAACAAATACTGATAATAAGCCTAAATAAAGACTTGTACGATTAAGTTCAACTGGAACTTTGTTAGGATTTTCGTTTACTTGCATAATGTTTAAATTTATCTGGCTACAAATTGCATTGCAGCAATTGAACCCAAAAAGAATACTGAAGGAATAGCTAAAGCGTGAACGGCTAGCCATCTAACAGTGAATATAGGGTAGACGCGGACTTCCGCAGCCTGCATTGGAGCTTGAGAATTAGTCATTGTTATTTTGTTCTTAAATCTAGTTGAGATTTAGCTTCATATCTTTGAGTTACCACAGGCGCTTTAGATTCAGATGATTGGAAGTAACTATCCGGACGAGGAGTCCCGAAAGCATCATAGGCTAAGCCTGTATATACAAACAAAAATCCTGCTATAAAAATAGCTGGTAATGTTACTGCATGAATAATCCAGTATCTAATACTGGTGATTATTTCAAAGAATGGGCGTTCACCCGTTGAACCTGCGGCCATAATCACAAATGTTTACCCTATGATCTTACAGTGTAAAATCATAAGTTCGCGAAGAAATTAACAGCATGGTTACAGACAGTTGCTAAATCTGTCAAAAATTAAGTTTTTTTTTACTTTTTACTTAAGGTATTCAAAATTAACTATTCCATTTAAGGATGTAACCACGTTCACCAAGTACAAATCCTTTTTGATTATCTAAAGTCTCATTATCAAGAAAAACTATTTTAATGAAGTTGGTTGGCAATTCAGTAGCAATAGGATCTTTATTCCAAGTTTTACCTTGATCTTTGCTTACTATTAAGGTGCCGTTACCACCGCCAGCCCATATATCACCGTTTGGATCCCATCCCATGTCGAGATAATTGTATCCATTGAGAATTGGTACAATAGGCTTTGACCAACTTTCTAGGTTATCAGTATCTTCATTAAATCTAATTTCTGCTCCTCTAGAAAGCATCCATAAACTTCCTTCTGGATTGAAACCAATACTTTGAACTCTCTTGCTGCTTGCTCTTTGATGGGCTATCCATGCATCACTATCCTTTTCCAAAGTAGAAAAGAAATTACCAAGACTACTTACGCTCACATAATCTCCTTCGTTTGTTCTTCTTAAATCTCTTACTCCTCCAGAACCAGATGCATCCACAACTTTTGCATTCCATGATTCACCACTATCTGATGTTTCATAAATTGCACCTGCAGTGGTAGCCAATTCTGCAACACCTTGATCTACAGTCGTTATAAGAAATGGTTGTCCTGGTAATTTGTTACCTAGAGATAAACGAGTCCAATTTTTTCCCGCATCAAGTGTGTGCATAACTAATGATGGCTGACCTATTAACCAACCTTCTTCACCTTTAAAGTCAATATCCAACAGTCGAAAATTCTCTTCACTTGGTAAATCTAAATTTCTTTTTTCCCAAGTTTCGCCACCATCATTAGATTCCATGATAAGTCTATTAGAACCTACTAAGAATCCATTTCTATCATCTATAAAATCAATGTCTAAAGCATTTGCCTGGTCCTCAAACTGAATTATTTTCCAAGGACTACTATCGCTCATCTTTACTCCTGTAGATGTACAACTGCTCAATACAAAAGAAAGAAAGATAGATAAAAGAAGATTGGGAAAGCTAGTAATAATTTTTTTCATTTATGTATATTAATGCAAAGAGTACAAAGAAAGGAACATAGCAGCAGCAAAAGCTAGACCTCCAAAAATCAATATATTTTTTTGTCCAGGAGGTAAACTATTAAAACCAAATCCATAGACTAAGTTCTCTTCAAATCCACTAGGTTTTGCTCTAGATCCAATATCCTTATAGAAATTCTTACCAGCTCGACAAACAGGGCAAGCAAAAGTATTCCCATCCAACTCTGAAAAAGGTGTATTTTTAGGTATATTTAATTTTTTATTTCCTTCAGACGGATCATAAATGTATCCACAACTTCTACATTCGAATCTATTTTGGTCTAGATTAATAGAAGGTTTTTCAACATTTACTCCTGAGGAATCAATAGAGAGATTTTCTTTCTCAAAATTTTGAACTATTTTGTTTTCCTCAGAGGCTGGTTGAATGTTTTCACTCACGGTTTATTATTGTTCTTTAAGAACTTTAAAAGATTTTGCTTAATTAAGCGACTTTTATTCAAAATTAATTTTTTAAGATGTTTCTATTAACTGGTTATGAATATTTTTTAGGTTTCCTCTTAATTGCAGCTGCTGTCCCAATATTAGCTCTATTTACAAATCTAATAGTTGCACCTAAAGGCAGAACTGGGGAAAGAAAACTGACATATGAATCTGGAATGGAGCCTATAGGAGGAGCATGGATTCAATTTAATATTCGTTATTACATGTTCGCCTTAGTTTTCGTTATATTTGATGTAGAGACAGTATTCCTTTATCCTTGGGCTGTTGCCTTTAATAGATTAGGCTTATTAGCGTTTATTGAGGCATTGATTTTTATCGCGATACTTGTGATTGCCTTAGCTTACGCTTGGAGAAAAGGTGCTTTAGAATGGAGTTAAAAAATTGAACCAACAATTATCCCCAAAAGCAATCAGAGAAATTAGAGAAGGAAATTGCAACCCTCTTGGTGCCCCACAAGTTACAACAGATTTAAGCGAAAATATCATATTAACAAGCTTAGACGATCTTCATAATTGGGCTAGATTAAGTAGTCTTTGGCCCCTTCTATACGGTACAGCTTGTTGTTTTATTGAATTTGCTGCCTTAATCGGCTCTAGATTTGATTTTGACAGGTTTGGACTAGTGCCAAGAAGCTCTCCTAGACAAGCAGACTTATTAATAGTTGCAGGGACAGTAACAATGAAGATGGCTCCAGCTTTAGTAAGACTTTATGAGCAGATGCCCGAGCCAAAATATGTTATTGCAATGGGTGCCTGTACAATCACAGGAGGAATGTTTAGCGCAGATTCTACTACTGCTGTAAGGGGTGTTGATAAACTTATTCCTGTTGATTTGTATCTTCCTGGATGTCCGCCAAGACCAGAAGCAATTTTTGATGCTGTAATCAAATTAAGAAAGAAAGTTGGCAATGAATCAATAGCTGAGAGAATAAAAACAGAACAGACTCATAGATACATAACATCTGATCACGAAATGAATCTTGTTTTTTCTGAAAATACTGGTGAATACCTCAGTAAAACTGCAACGAATGTTATTCCTTCATCTAAGAAAGAAAAAATAACTGAAATATCAGAGGTAAGCGAAACATCTAAAATTATTAATTCGGAAGAAAAGTAATGGAAAAAGACGGTCTAGACAAATCCACTGATGAGTTAACTAAACAAGATGGATTTGTAAGTCAAAATTTAACTAAAGATGGGATTCCAAACCAATCATTAAATAATGACCATATAGGAATAGAAAATATATCTATAGAACCACAAAACTTATATAAAGCAGTATCTGCCTTAAGAAATTACGGTTTCAACTACCTCCAATGCCAAGGAGGTTATGACGAAGGGCCTGGAAAGAATCTTGTTAGTTTTTATCACTTTATAACTGTTGATGATTTACAAAAAATTGAAGAAATTAAAGAAGTTAGATTAAAAGTCTTCCTAAAAAGAGATTCTAATTTGTCAATACCTAGCTTATATAAAATTTTTAAAGGAAGTGATTGGCAAGAAAGAGAGACATATGACATGTATGGGATAAATTTCATTGACCATCCAAATCCTAAAAGGTTGCTAATGCCTG is a window encoding:
- a CDS encoding NAD(P)H-quinone oxidoreductase subunit 3, translating into MFLLTGYEYFLGFLLIAAAVPILALFTNLIVAPKGRTGERKLTYESGMEPIGGAWIQFNIRYYMFALVFVIFDVETVFLYPWAVAFNRLGLLAFIEALIFIAILVIALAYAWRKGALEWS
- a CDS encoding NAD(P)H-quinone oxidoreductase subunit J: MEKDGLDKSTDELTKQDGFVSQNLTKDGIPNQSLNNDHIGIENISIEPQNLYKAVSALRNYGFNYLQCQGGYDEGPGKNLVSFYHFITVDDLQKIEEIKEVRLKVFLKRDSNLSIPSLYKIFKGSDWQERETYDMYGINFIDHPNPKRLLMPEDWRGWPLRKDYIQPDFYELQDAY
- a CDS encoding NADH dehydrogenase subunit K — its product is MREIREGNCNPLGAPQVTTDLSENIILTSLDDLHNWARLSSLWPLLYGTACCFIEFAALIGSRFDFDRFGLVPRSSPRQADLLIVAGTVTMKMAPALVRLYEQMPEPKYVIAMGACTITGGMFSADSTTAVRGVDKLIPVDLYLPGCPPRPEAIFDAVIKLRKKVGNESIAERIKTEQTHRYITSDHEMNLVFSENTGEYLSKTATNVIPSSKKEKITEISEVSETSKIINSEEK
- a CDS encoding photosystem II reaction center protein J; the protein is MSKLKGPDGRIPDRLPDGRPAVAWERRWTEGTLPLWLVATAGGIAVIFVLGIFFYGSYQGVGAGG
- a CDS encoding CCA tRNA nucleotidyltransferase yields the protein MNDISDYIQGELIKTPFNLYNLIAKYIESNNTTKVAFVGGYLRDLLISKFHKKSFSKPVDIDLVIEGSSISLAKFIKKNIVNVDLCLIKEFNLYNTVEININDYKIDIASARKEIYSAPGLNPTVNKSTIEEDLKRRDFTINSIAFEVSTRKIYDLYGGISDIKSKRLNLLHSKSISDDPSRLIRCAKYASRLDFNISNDSLKQSQETIRQWPWKISETHQKMIYPPALGIRIRMELAEICKHDNLTNVISIIHKWEIISILNENIKVDKRFLRGLNWIKKLKGNHMLYLLKDSEDLETACQRFLVNNSEIKILEDYLNIKKILNTNQKNFNHFSPSSWTEFIEDRNLNDETVKLLICDGGPYWRNLFKWLFIYKFIKSKKDGETLKKEGWDPGEEMGKEIKRLRYMEIDKSNRN
- a CDS encoding cytochrome b559 subunit beta, whose protein sequence is MTNSQAPMQAAEVRVYPIFTVRWLAVHALAIPSVFFLGSIAAMQFVAR
- the selD gene encoding selenide, water dikinase SelD; the encoded protein is MTFNHLVLIGGGHTNVLLMKKWLMRPKLMPEIPVSIISRDSHLVYSAMFPSVLSKSISLEESLIDIKSLAKNAKVSFIEKEVKDIDFNLKKIFFNNRPSVKYSKLVLNYGSQTKIPKEFESLIKNRDAFSIKPFLKAYDLIEKEDIFDSVNELPFVIVGSGLAAIEVSYALRRRWKGRSLKLLCDSRKINNSILKSLRNSNIDLVENLNFDYGKILLCTGNSSPLWTQKKLLDSDSNGRIITNQNLQLKSFSGIFAAGDCAFVDSAKRPASGVFAVKVVDTLVKNLKKDIDGGLLEKWLPQRIGLQIVNVFPSHYPKAFAIYRNFIFGPSFLFWILKHKIDHDFINKFRSKRLIMKSSKKNISLNDCRGCAAKIPQLVLNKSLINSNLDSFALSPEDSVEIYQNGQDIILQSVDGFPALVSDPWLNAKITTLHACSDLWACGAKLSSAQALISLPKVEREFQSYLFSQSLQGIKSTVEDHGAALLGGHTFEARSLVNKPYSLGIDISLTVQGILKNGSKPWLKSGMNDGDILMMSRPLGVGIYFAGQMQNINMLSCSSEIINNLVKSQQYLIDEIYFFQDQFKESLVNAATDITGYGFIGHLKEMVGSSNLYRERNNQEPIKVLLDLFAFKAYPGVFDLIRKDIKSTFFESNKEIFDKIYRGNKQNRIINFLNENSFDKKTFNERISLLLDPQTCGPLLISCNRKYENVLKDKWYKVGEVVKM
- the mtnP gene encoding S-methyl-5'-thioadenosine phosphorylase, which gives rise to MNKEHLLPIEKSRLGIIGGSGFYSIDQIEYLKEIEINTPYGKPSDSIRVYNLGNLEIAFIPRHGRTHRLNPSEIPYQANIWALRSIGVRWIIAPSAVGSLQEQIRPLDIVVPDQFIDRTKNRPATFFNEGAVAHVTMGDPFCTNLCRILSEIGEKNIPGGRQLHRGGTYLAMEGPAFSTRAESKLYRSWGCSIIGMTNHTEARLAKEAEIAYSSLSMVTDYDCWHQTHQEVSVEMVMDNLRSNTEVANKIILEVAKSIEKERPKSKSHFSLKDGLITQKKNIPSLTKDKLRIFTDSY
- a CDS encoding rubredoxin; this encodes MSENIQPASEENKIVQNFEKENLSIDSSGVNVEKPSINLDQNRFECRSCGYIYDPSEGNKKLNIPKNTPFSELDGNTFACPVCRAGKNFYKDIGSRAKPSGFEENLVYGFGFNSLPPGQKNILIFGGLAFAAAMFLSLYSLH
- a CDS encoding photosystem II reaction center protein L, with the translated sequence MQVNENPNKVPVELNRTSLYLGLLSVFVLGILFSSYFFN
- a CDS encoding photosynthesis system II assembly factor Ycf48 is translated as MKKIITSFPNLLLSIFLSFVLSSCTSTGVKMSDSSPWKIIQFEDQANALDIDFIDDRNGFLVGSNRLIMESNDGGETWEKRNLDLPSEENFRLLDIDFKGEEGWLIGQPSLVMHTLDAGKNWTRLSLGNKLPGQPFLITTVDQGVAELATTAGAIYETSDSGESWNAKVVDASGSGGVRDLRRTNEGDYVSVSSLGNFFSTLEKDSDAWIAHQRASSKRVQSIGFNPEGSLWMLSRGAEIRFNEDTDNLESWSKPIVPILNGYNYLDMGWDPNGDIWAGGGNGTLIVSKDQGKTWNKDPIATELPTNFIKIVFLDNETLDNQKGFVLGERGYILKWNS
- a CDS encoding UvrD-helicase domain-containing protein — its product is MSQTNDFLFKSLNNQQLQAVKHVYGPLLVVAGAGSGKTKALTHRIANLIEGNSIDPYNILAVTFTNKAAKEMKARLEVLLAQELAFNQFGQPWTTLKEIDQNQLRTNVHQERLQNLWIGTFHSLFSRLLRYDIEKYTDPEGLKWTRQFSIYDETDSQTLVKEIISQDMNLDPKRYDPKKIKRLISNAKNQCLTSNDLLEKADNNFDKTVAEAYKRYRISLSKNNSLDFDDLLLLPVFLLRQNEIVRDYWHKRFKHILVDEYQDTNRTQYELIKLITAGNAEPKEFFNWEDRSIFVVGDADQSIYSFRAADFRILIGFQEDFKTSFNDDKKSSLIKLEENYRSSSNILDAANSLIENNSERIDKVLKATKEKGELLTLLSCDDEISEAEAITNKIKSLNNYNQNPIWKNFAILYRTRAQSRVLEESLVRWRIPYTIFGGLRFYDRREIKDAIAYLKVLVNSSDNVSLLRIINVPRRGIGKTTIQKLNELSNRLNIPLWEVLNDKQSLEETIGRSSKGINKFTEVMNDLLCYLENSGPAQLLQLILEKSGYLSDLLSSGTEESEDRRNNLQELINAATQYEEETESGDVEGFLSTAALTTDNDTKKNNPNSVTLMTLHNSKGLEFQNVFITGLEQGLFPSHRSIDTPSLLEEERRLCYVGITRAKERVFLSHARERRLWGGMREATIPSIFLSEIPEDLMDGELPQTGGASIRRDWHLDRLTRVDRNNPNEFANKPINSVRKLYSGPSKGKSWIVGDKLIHSKFGKGEIIHIFGSGEKISLAVKFGDKGSKILDPRLAPIRYVS
- a CDS encoding cytochrome b559 subunit alpha — its product is MAAGSTGERPFFEIITSIRYWIIHAVTLPAIFIAGFLFVYTGLAYDAFGTPRPDSYFQSSESKAPVVTQRYEAKSQLDLRTK